One window of Chryseobacterium indologenes genomic DNA carries:
- a CDS encoding PDDEXK nuclease domain-containing protein translates to MLQNQNHQQLITDLKELVDKTKYQVAAQVNSAMVVLYWKIGQRINEDILGNKRAEYGKEIIFQISQQLILEFGNSFSEKNIRKMIQFASVFDDFEIVASAMRQLSWTHFLLLIPISEDTKRNFYLEVCKIENWSVRVLRDKINSLLFERTAISKKPEEIIDRELKNWSENNILNPDLVFKDPYFLDFLELKDTFSEKDLEEAIIVELQKFISELGTDFAFLSRQKRITIDNRDYYLDLLFYHRKLKSLVVIELKLGEFEASHKGQMELYLSYLNKYEKVEGENPPIGLILCSGKNSEHIELMNLGGDNIKVAEYLLILPSEKVLLEKLHRSIEIARNKFENKK, encoded by the coding sequence ATGTTACAAAATCAGAACCATCAACAATTAATTACCGATCTGAAAGAACTGGTTGATAAGACTAAGTATCAGGTTGCGGCTCAGGTAAACTCAGCAATGGTGGTTTTGTACTGGAAAATCGGACAAAGAATAAATGAAGATATTTTAGGGAATAAAAGAGCGGAGTATGGTAAAGAGATCATTTTTCAAATTTCTCAGCAGCTTATTTTAGAATTTGGAAATTCATTTTCTGAAAAAAACATCAGAAAAATGATACAGTTTGCCTCTGTTTTTGATGATTTTGAAATTGTCGCATCAGCGATGCGACAATTATCATGGACCCATTTTTTACTCCTTATTCCTATTTCTGAAGATACTAAGCGAAACTTTTATCTTGAAGTCTGTAAGATTGAAAACTGGAGTGTGAGAGTTCTAAGAGACAAGATTAATTCTTTGCTTTTTGAGCGAACAGCCATCAGTAAAAAACCTGAAGAGATAATAGATAGAGAACTTAAAAATTGGTCTGAAAATAATATCCTTAATCCTGATTTGGTTTTTAAAGACCCTTATTTTCTTGATTTTTTAGAATTGAAAGATACCTTTTCTGAAAAAGATTTAGAAGAAGCCATTATTGTAGAACTTCAAAAATTCATTTCTGAGTTAGGAACTGATTTCGCTTTTCTTTCAAGACAAAAAAGAATCACAATAGATAACAGAGATTACTATCTGGATTTACTTTTCTATCATAGAAAACTAAAATCTTTAGTGGTTATCGAACTGAAATTAGGTGAATTTGAAGCCAGCCATAAAGGTCAGATGGAACTTTATCTTTCCTATCTTAATAAATATGAAAAAGTAGAAGGTGAAAATCCACCTATTGGTTTAATTCTTTGTTCAGGAAAAAATTCCGAACATATTGAACTTATGAATCTGGGAGGGGATAATATAAAAGTTGCAGAATATTTACTTATCTTACCTTCTGAAAAAGTTTTGCTTGAAAAATTGCATCGTTCAATAGAGATAGCAAGAAATAAATTTGAAAATAAAAAATAA
- a CDS encoding serine hydrolase: protein MKKHILVFILALGFVKNYAQTDKAVYSVIDAAAQKVAEESKAYSVSVGIIKDGKIYTRHFGEIDKGKGNKADDNTYFAIASITKLFTGQLLAQAVMEGKISLDDDVRKYLKEPYPNLEYNGVPIKVRNLISYETALPRNLPIDDELRKNMTDETAFLYEKLNDGYTKEDFKKDLGTVKLNMEPGKEYKYSNLSLELTGLMLENIYGKSYETILKENIFSKTGMNHTKLELGKNEAQANGYHENYRLMPVSHSLLWGSGGSKTESTMGDMMKFLKEELDSQNKIVQESQRNIENSKEAWYGYFWDRYWITEHGKRGFKHGGSYGINSLFTVFPELNIGVCIIVNINGPETFSSLYNGTTSLVADLVSTSDKKQMYGYSIKKDKIVFSYIHPKNMNGNLINNINVAGSFNNWDAENKEYQMIKRDKNLYELEIPVSRFEKGKPYSFKFVLNKEEWIGASKNASNNDGTKDNNLTLVL from the coding sequence ATGAAAAAACATATACTAGTATTCATTTTGGCTTTGGGATTTGTGAAAAATTATGCGCAAACAGATAAAGCAGTTTACTCAGTCATAGATGCAGCTGCTCAGAAAGTTGCAGAAGAATCAAAAGCATATTCTGTTTCTGTAGGGATTATAAAAGATGGAAAAATCTATACCAGACACTTTGGGGAAATAGACAAAGGAAAAGGAAATAAAGCAGATGATAATACATATTTTGCTATAGCTTCCATTACCAAGCTTTTTACAGGCCAGTTATTGGCGCAGGCAGTTATGGAAGGGAAAATAAGCCTTGATGATGATGTACGTAAATATCTGAAAGAACCTTATCCAAACTTAGAATATAATGGTGTTCCCATAAAAGTTAGGAATTTAATTTCTTATGAAACCGCTTTACCCAGAAATCTTCCTATTGATGATGAGCTGAGAAAAAACATGACAGATGAAACAGCTTTTCTATACGAGAAGCTTAATGATGGATATACAAAAGAAGACTTTAAAAAAGATCTGGGAACGGTTAAATTAAACATGGAGCCAGGTAAAGAATATAAATACAGTAATTTAAGCCTTGAATTAACTGGTCTCATGTTGGAAAATATTTACGGAAAGAGCTATGAAACCATTTTAAAAGAAAATATTTTTTCAAAAACCGGGATGAACCATACCAAACTGGAACTTGGCAAAAATGAAGCTCAGGCCAATGGATATCATGAAAATTATCGTCTGATGCCCGTTTCACATAGCCTTCTGTGGGGATCAGGTGGCTCGAAAACTGAATCTACGATGGGAGATATGATGAAGTTTTTAAAAGAAGAGCTCGATTCACAAAACAAAATCGTACAGGAATCTCAAAGAAATATTGAAAATAGCAAAGAAGCCTGGTATGGATATTTTTGGGACAGATATTGGATAACAGAACATGGTAAAAGAGGTTTTAAGCACGGTGGATCTTATGGGATAAATAGCCTGTTTACAGTGTTTCCTGAATTAAATATTGGAGTCTGCATCATTGTAAACATCAATGGACCTGAAACATTTTCCTCGCTTTATAATGGTACGACAAGCTTAGTAGCTGATCTTGTTTCCACTTCAGATAAAAAACAGATGTATGGATATTCCATAAAGAAAGATAAAATCGTTTTTTCTTACATACATCCGAAAAATATGAATGGAAACCTTATCAATAACATCAATGTAGCAGGAAGTTTCAATAACTGGGATGCTGAAAATAAAGAATATCAAATGATAAAAAGGGATAAAAACCTCTATGAATTGGAGATTCCTGTCTCTCGATTTGAAAAAGGAAAGCCCTATTCTTTTAAATTTGTATTGAATAAAGAAGAATGGATTGGAGCTTCAAAAAACGCATCTAATAATGATGGTACCAAAGATAATAATCTGACATTGGTATTATAA
- a CDS encoding WG repeat-containing protein, whose amino-acid sequence MKKLLVTILLTPIISFSQSKEDLHYFKSKDSLVGVKDKAGKIIVPAQFKVFSFLKDGDPVEGETILFDGSKEGEKPEKNSWGYVYDRNGKFLYQPFLFDNGADYFSEGLRRLVKNGKVGFADRNGKIVIEAEHDFVSPFNYGYAAFCDGCDWEKTNDEHRSIVGGKWGMMNVKGQVVQPLAKQTDQDVEIDGKYYPNPFQYNEKEKSILQFFQKQKKKLSDLYYVNFYNKLSENEKNLFFEIIERPKENFPYYQVNTYNDRKKDLDMLYRFKFLVSEDGKTFYAIEDFNEKKVPFENWLKEEIKNAEDFQKEHKDNPNKFINK is encoded by the coding sequence ATGAAAAAACTACTGGTAACCATTTTATTGACACCCATCATTTCTTTTTCTCAGAGTAAAGAGGATTTACATTATTTCAAATCCAAAGATTCTTTAGTAGGAGTAAAAGATAAGGCCGGAAAAATAATTGTTCCGGCACAGTTCAAAGTCTTTTCATTTCTTAAAGATGGAGATCCTGTAGAAGGAGAAACCATTCTTTTTGACGGAAGTAAAGAAGGTGAAAAACCGGAGAAAAATTCATGGGGTTATGTGTATGATAGAAATGGGAAATTCCTGTATCAGCCTTTCCTTTTTGACAATGGAGCAGATTATTTCTCTGAAGGACTGAGAAGATTGGTTAAAAATGGTAAAGTAGGATTTGCAGACCGTAACGGTAAGATCGTTATTGAAGCTGAGCATGATTTTGTATCACCCTTTAATTACGGATACGCTGCATTTTGTGACGGCTGTGATTGGGAAAAAACAAATGACGAGCACAGATCCATTGTAGGTGGAAAATGGGGAATGATGAATGTTAAAGGACAAGTCGTTCAGCCATTAGCAAAACAAACAGATCAGGATGTTGAAATAGATGGGAAATATTATCCGAATCCATTTCAATACAATGAAAAAGAAAAAAGTATTCTTCAGTTCTTTCAAAAGCAGAAGAAAAAGCTTTCAGATCTTTATTATGTAAACTTTTACAATAAACTGTCTGAAAATGAAAAGAATCTGTTTTTTGAAATCATAGAAAGGCCAAAAGAAAATTTTCCCTATTATCAGGTGAATACTTATAATGATAGGAAAAAAGATTTAGATATGCTTTACCGCTTCAAGTTTCTGGTTTCAGAAGATGGCAAAACATTTTATGCCATTGAGGACTTTAATGAAAAGAAAGTTCCTTTCGAAAACTGGTTGAAAGAAGAAATAAAAAATGCAGAGGATTTTCAGAAAGAACATAAGGATAATCCTAACAAATTCATAAACAAATAG
- the purB gene encoding adenylosuccinate lyase produces MNSYKNPLEERYSSEEMLFNFSHNNKFQNWRKLWIALAEIEKDLGLEITDEQIAELKANAENIDYEKAAEYEKKFRHDVMAHVHAYGDVAPSAKGIIHLGATSAFVGDNTDLIQIRDGLLILKKKLVNVMKNLADFAIQYKDLPTLGFTHFQPAQLTTVGKRATLWLQSLVLDIEELDFFLETLRFRGVKGTTGTAASFLELFNGDYSKVKHLDKELSKKFGFDKVFGVSGQTYDRKIDAKVVALLGNIAQSAHKFTNDLRLLQNLKEIEEPFEKNQIGSSAMAYKRNPMRSERIGALAKYVMSLTTSSAMVASTQWFERTLDDSANKRLTIPQAFLAVDAILLIWNNILNGIVVYPNRINKHIMEELPFMATEYIIMEEVKAGGDRQEIHEVIRVHSMEASKKVKEEGKENDLIERILNDDSLKLDKSKLKEVLDPKNFIGFAPIQTEEFIKNEVQPIIDQNKDLIGLEADLKV; encoded by the coding sequence ATGAATTCCTACAAAAATCCATTGGAAGAGCGCTACTCCAGTGAAGAAATGTTATTTAACTTCTCACATAATAACAAATTCCAGAATTGGAGAAAGCTTTGGATAGCTCTTGCTGAAATCGAAAAAGACCTTGGACTTGAAATTACAGACGAGCAGATTGCTGAGTTAAAAGCTAATGCTGAAAACATCGATTATGAGAAAGCAGCAGAGTATGAGAAAAAATTCCGTCATGATGTAATGGCTCATGTTCACGCTTACGGTGATGTGGCGCCTTCAGCAAAAGGAATTATTCACCTGGGAGCTACTTCGGCTTTTGTAGGAGACAATACAGACTTAATTCAGATTCGTGACGGACTTTTAATCTTAAAGAAAAAGTTGGTTAACGTAATGAAAAACTTAGCAGATTTTGCTATTCAGTATAAAGACCTTCCGACTTTAGGATTCACACACTTCCAGCCAGCTCAGTTGACAACAGTTGGAAAAAGAGCTACACTTTGGTTACAGAGTTTGGTTCTTGACATCGAAGAATTGGATTTCTTCCTTGAAACACTTCGTTTCAGAGGAGTAAAAGGAACTACAGGAACGGCTGCAAGTTTCCTTGAACTTTTCAACGGAGATTATTCTAAAGTAAAACACTTAGATAAAGAACTTTCAAAAAAATTCGGTTTCGATAAAGTTTTCGGAGTTTCCGGACAGACTTACGACAGAAAAATTGACGCGAAAGTAGTTGCTTTATTAGGAAATATCGCACAATCAGCACACAAATTCACAAACGATTTACGTTTACTTCAAAACCTTAAGGAAATTGAAGAACCATTCGAGAAAAACCAGATCGGTTCATCTGCAATGGCTTACAAACGTAACCCGATGAGAAGCGAAAGAATCGGAGCATTGGCAAAATATGTAATGTCTCTGACAACAAGTTCTGCAATGGTAGCTTCTACACAATGGTTTGAAAGAACATTGGACGACTCTGCGAACAAGAGATTAACCATTCCTCAGGCATTCTTAGCTGTTGATGCTATTCTATTGATCTGGAACAACATTCTAAACGGAATCGTTGTATATCCAAACAGAATCAACAAACATATTATGGAAGAACTTCCTTTCATGGCGACAGAATACATTATCATGGAAGAAGTAAAAGCTGGTGGTGACCGTCAGGAAATCCACGAAGTGATCAGAGTTCATTCTATGGAAGCTTCCAAGAAAGTGAAAGAAGAAGGAAAAGAAAATGACCTTATTGAGAGAATCTTAAACGATGATTCTTTAAAACTGGATAAATCAAAACTGAAAGAAGTTTTAGATCCTAAAAACTTTATTGGTTTCGCACCGATTCAGACGGAGGAATTCATCAAAAATGAAGTACAGCCGATTATAGATCAAAATAAAGACTTAATAGGATTGGAAGCTGATCTTAAAGTATAA
- a CDS encoding bacteriocin-like protein, translating to MKNLRKLSKRELKTVQGGIPMCLAGYFWCSFEKKCIPVGSPCGLID from the coding sequence ATGAAAAATCTAAGAAAACTTTCAAAAAGAGAATTAAAAACAGTTCAGGGAGGTATTCCAATGTGTCTTGCAGGATACTTCTGGTGCTCATTTGAAAAAAAATGTATCCCTGTAGGATCACCTTGCGGACTTATCGATTAA
- a CDS encoding DUF6443 domain-containing protein, with protein sequence MKKLIIPIGALLLSNIAYAQLSTISSNENYIQTKTYLDYNGTAATKSLETVQYFDGLGRPKQIINLQASPLGKDVVTHIEYDPFGRQVKDYLPVPQLSTSNGNYYSGPLGVYPNTYGNEKIYSEKVLENSPLDRILEQKQVGNAWDNKPIKFGYDANSDGEVKKYTATFTYTTFTSQLIPSGSYAVGQLYKNTVTDEDGNSTIEFKNGQGQVVLVRKVISASESADTYYVYNDYNQLAFVIPPKASVEADPNTVLSDLCYQYKYDGRNRLVEKKLPGKGWEYMVYDKQDRLIMTQDAVMGALKQWLFTKYDQFGRTAYTGLYTSTQVYGTAGRAAEQISADAKGSNNVTRSSTVGFTNSGVGVYYDNGSASYPGSVTTLLTVNYYDTYPTGSPAVTNVFAQPLLTDNPANAQTTKGFLTASYVKNIEDDNWTRNFIWYDTKGRNIGSRSRNYLGGYTVINNKLDFAGVILQTNTYHRRFGTDPEKIIVEKFTYDSQNRLLTHTHQIDSNPVEYLSQNKYNELSQLESKKVGGIAAVSPLQTIAYQYNIRGWMTKINDPANLQNKLFAYELRYNKPNNQFSGSARYNGNISQMSWITQNDAVLRNYSYEYDALNRLKEGRFWDAMNLERGEYHEQLTYDLNGNIKTLLRRGRQLPGYTAPEVMDNLEYHYENGEQSNKLSYLKEIGTGNAISGYPLASGSTGSTITYDLNGNMTTQLDKGISSIQYNYLNLPGKITQNSKATDYIYRADGVKVRKVFGTETTDYLDGFQYMNSVLKFFPTAEGYFNVETGKYVYNYTDHLGNTRLSYAKNGAGLEIIEESNYYPLGLKHEGYNVLTGNPSYQYKYNGKELQETGMYDYGARFYMADIGRWGVVDPLAENSRRWSPYTYAYNNPIRFVDPDGRQSEEVIRNQASIQQDSEISKEVRRNFTPPNEYEVDLKTGKTRQISDLGGDEIDFYHYVGGGAKFNRRTRIVDRATGDDQWMNSSKNLKGYTRRMNTTNWANLFDEFLSGGGPENSLLVGKENAAVKELMETDMYETAVDYFKGTSMNEKTSFSGMFGLLGVGLENTNMQGQFMGKTNFSFYPVGNKVVIMAFDSKSVSSYSLNPFNKDESRNIPRTNGVGVPQSTTKQTYLLWVEKNEMK encoded by the coding sequence ATGAAAAAACTTATAATACCAATAGGAGCCTTGCTCTTATCTAATATAGCCTATGCCCAGCTTTCCACGATTTCAAGCAATGAAAATTATATTCAGACCAAAACATATTTAGATTATAATGGAACAGCTGCTACCAAATCCTTAGAAACGGTACAGTATTTTGACGGATTGGGAAGACCTAAGCAAATTATCAACTTACAAGCTTCACCTTTGGGAAAAGATGTTGTGACCCATATTGAATATGACCCTTTCGGAAGACAGGTTAAGGACTATCTTCCTGTTCCCCAACTTTCCACAAGTAACGGGAACTATTATTCAGGGCCTTTGGGTGTTTATCCTAACACCTATGGCAATGAAAAGATCTATTCAGAAAAGGTTTTGGAAAACTCACCTTTAGACAGAATTCTGGAGCAGAAACAAGTGGGAAATGCCTGGGATAACAAGCCTATAAAATTTGGGTATGATGCCAATTCAGATGGCGAGGTTAAAAAATATACAGCCACTTTTACCTATACCACTTTTACTTCCCAACTCATCCCATCCGGTTCCTATGCAGTAGGACAGCTGTATAAAAATACAGTCACCGATGAAGACGGCAACTCAACCATTGAGTTTAAAAACGGCCAGGGGCAGGTGGTATTGGTCAGAAAAGTAATCAGTGCTTCAGAAAGTGCAGATACCTATTATGTTTACAATGATTATAACCAGCTGGCTTTTGTGATTCCTCCCAAAGCTTCCGTAGAAGCAGATCCCAATACCGTACTTAGTGATTTATGTTACCAGTATAAATATGACGGAAGGAACCGTCTGGTAGAAAAGAAACTTCCCGGAAAAGGCTGGGAATATATGGTGTATGACAAACAGGACAGGCTGATCATGACCCAGGATGCTGTCATGGGAGCATTAAAACAGTGGCTTTTTACCAAGTATGACCAATTCGGAAGAACAGCATATACAGGCCTATATACCAGTACCCAGGTGTATGGTACAGCAGGAAGAGCTGCAGAGCAAATATCAGCAGATGCTAAGGGGAGTAATAATGTAACCAGGTCCTCTACCGTAGGATTTACCAACAGCGGGGTAGGAGTATATTATGATAATGGTTCAGCCAGTTATCCTGGTTCTGTCACTACGCTGTTAACGGTTAATTATTATGATACTTATCCGACAGGCTCCCCTGCGGTAACCAATGTCTTTGCCCAACCTCTTCTTACAGATAATCCTGCTAATGCACAAACCACTAAAGGATTTCTTACAGCTTCTTATGTAAAGAATATAGAAGATGACAATTGGACAAGAAATTTTATCTGGTATGATACCAAGGGAAGAAATATCGGATCAAGAAGTCGTAATTATCTTGGAGGCTATACTGTAATTAATAATAAGCTTGACTTTGCCGGGGTTATCCTTCAGACTAATACTTATCATAGAAGGTTTGGTACAGATCCTGAAAAAATCATTGTAGAAAAGTTTACCTATGATTCCCAGAACAGGCTTCTGACTCATACCCATCAGATCGACAGCAATCCTGTTGAATACCTGTCTCAGAATAAATACAATGAACTTTCCCAGCTGGAATCTAAAAAAGTAGGAGGAATAGCTGCGGTCTCTCCATTACAGACCATTGCTTACCAATATAATATCCGGGGCTGGATGACAAAAATTAACGATCCTGCCAATTTGCAGAATAAACTTTTTGCGTACGAACTGCGTTATAATAAGCCCAACAACCAGTTTTCAGGTTCAGCAAGATATAATGGAAACATTTCCCAAATGTCATGGATTACCCAAAATGACGCGGTGCTGAGAAATTATTCTTATGAATATGATGCTCTTAACCGTCTTAAGGAAGGACGTTTCTGGGATGCTATGAATTTGGAAAGAGGAGAATATCATGAGCAGCTGACTTACGATCTTAACGGAAACATAAAAACGCTTTTAAGAAGAGGAAGACAACTCCCGGGATATACCGCACCCGAAGTAATGGACAATCTTGAATACCATTATGAAAATGGGGAACAAAGTAATAAATTATCTTACCTTAAAGAAATCGGAACCGGAAATGCCATCAGTGGATATCCATTAGCATCAGGAAGTACAGGAAGCACCATTACTTATGATCTCAACGGAAATATGACCACTCAATTGGATAAAGGAATTTCCTCCATCCAATATAATTATCTAAATTTACCGGGTAAGATTACCCAAAACTCCAAAGCAACTGATTATATTTACAGAGCAGACGGAGTGAAGGTAAGAAAGGTTTTCGGAACAGAAACCACTGATTATCTGGATGGCTTCCAGTATATGAATTCAGTATTAAAGTTCTTCCCGACAGCAGAAGGATATTTTAATGTTGAAACCGGAAAGTATGTGTATAATTATACGGACCATCTGGGAAATACAAGATTAAGTTATGCTAAGAATGGAGCAGGATTAGAGATTATTGAAGAGAGTAATTATTACCCGTTAGGATTGAAACATGAAGGATATAATGTATTGACAGGAAATCCCTCGTATCAATATAAGTACAATGGCAAGGAATTGCAGGAGACAGGCATGTATGATTATGGAGCAAGGTTCTATATGGCAGACATTGGACGTTGGGGCGTTGTAGATCCGTTGGCGGAGAACTCTCGTCGATGGTCTCCATATACTTACGCTTATAATAATCCTATAAGATTTGTTGATCCGGATGGAAGACAGAGTGAGGAAGTTATTAGAAACCAAGCTTCAATTCAACAAGACAGTGAAATTTCAAAAGAAGTTAGAAGAAACTTTACTCCTCCTAATGAATACGAAGTTGATTTAAAAACAGGTAAAACTAGACAGATTAGCGATTTAGGAGGAGATGAAATAGACTTTTATCATTATGTAGGGGGTGGTGCTAAATTTAATAGAAGAACTAGAATAGTTGATAGAGCAACTGGCGATGACCAATGGATGAATTCATCAAAAAATTTAAAAGGTTATACACGAAGAATGAATACTACTAATTGGGCAAATTTATTTGATGAGTTTCTTAGTGGTGGGGGACCTGAAAACAGTCTACTTGTTGGAAAAGAAAATGCAGCAGTAAAAGAACTTATGGAAACAGATATGTATGAAACTGCTGTAGATTATTTTAAGGGAACATCTATGAACGAAAAAACTTCTTTTTCAGGAATGTTTGGACTTCTGGGTGTAGGTCTAGAAAACACTAATATGCAAGGACAATTTATGGGTAAAACTAATTTTAGCTTTTATCCTGTTGGAAATAAAGTTGTTATAATGGCTTTTGATTCTAAATCTGTATCATCTTATTCTCTTAATCCATTTAATAAAGATGAGTCAAGAAATATTCCTAGAACAAATGGTGTAGGTGTTCCGCAAAGCACGACTAAACAAACGTATTTATTATGGGTTGAGAAAAATGAGATGAAATGA